One Roseimaritima multifibrata DNA window includes the following coding sequences:
- a CDS encoding YqgE/AlgH family protein: MSPSEGGFLIASPYLSDPHFFRTVVYILRHDSEGTFGVVINRPGDLDLDGAFAESLGHSPRRTDSVYWGGPVEGPLLAIHNLSGLGEPCSADSGPPEDASVWFTSDEDQLRLLADRQDQQVRFIAGCSGWSAGQLEAELRVGGWLVANADQADLFGDSGPLWETLIRKQGREVLGDLVPSSQADFDPSLN; the protein is encoded by the coding sequence ATGAGTCCTTCTGAAGGCGGTTTTCTGATTGCCTCGCCCTACCTATCCGACCCCCATTTTTTCCGGACCGTCGTCTACATCCTTCGCCACGATTCCGAAGGGACTTTTGGAGTCGTTATCAATCGCCCCGGCGACCTAGACCTCGATGGCGCGTTCGCCGAGTCCCTGGGCCATTCGCCTCGTCGAACCGACTCCGTTTATTGGGGTGGGCCTGTGGAAGGGCCGCTTCTGGCAATCCACAACCTTTCGGGACTAGGCGAACCTTGCTCGGCCGATTCGGGGCCTCCCGAGGATGCTTCGGTTTGGTTTACATCCGACGAGGACCAACTTCGTTTACTTGCCGACCGCCAAGACCAACAAGTTCGATTCATTGCCGGTTGCAGTGGCTGGAGTGCAGGGCAACTGGAAGCAGAACTTCGCGTCGGAGGCTGGTTGGTTGCCAACGCCGATCAGGCCGACCTGTTTGGTGATTCGGGGCCACTATGGGAAACGCTGATTCGCAAACAGGGTCGTGAAGTCCTGGGGGATTTAGTCCCCAGCAGCCAAGCGGACTTTGATCCCTCCCTAAACTAG
- a CDS encoding metallophosphoesterase family protein, with product MRTIAIGDIHGCALALRTLMDAIAPTPEDTLVFLGDYVDRGPESRDVIDQIIALQEQCKVIALRGNHEIMFMGAIAGEMEPEMWLRCGGLATIGSYQDAIENIPPEHLQFLTELLPFHETETTIFVHANYLHDIDMTEQPEQYLYWEHLGTSAPTPHQSGKRVIVGHSAQPSGRVLDAGHLICIDTYCFGGRWLTAMDVDQQTIWQANQEGKLRGEPEPSRLQRFKAWWGERFGERRLRSPSSAPE from the coding sequence ATGCGAACGATCGCAATCGGCGACATCCATGGCTGCGCCCTGGCTCTCCGAACCCTCATGGATGCGATTGCTCCGACTCCAGAAGATACGCTGGTTTTCCTAGGCGACTACGTCGACCGTGGTCCTGAAAGCCGAGACGTCATCGATCAAATCATTGCGTTGCAGGAGCAATGCAAAGTGATCGCGCTCCGCGGTAACCACGAAATTATGTTCATGGGCGCCATCGCTGGCGAAATGGAGCCGGAAATGTGGCTGCGTTGCGGCGGGTTGGCAACGATCGGCAGTTACCAGGACGCCATCGAAAACATCCCCCCCGAACACCTACAATTCCTCACGGAATTGCTCCCCTTTCATGAAACAGAAACCACTATTTTTGTTCATGCGAACTACCTTCACGACATCGATATGACGGAACAGCCCGAGCAGTACCTTTACTGGGAACATCTCGGCACTTCCGCTCCAACGCCCCACCAATCGGGAAAACGCGTGATCGTTGGCCACTCGGCTCAGCCCTCCGGACGTGTCCTCGATGCTGGGCATTTGATCTGCATCGATACCTACTGCTTCGGAGGCCGTTGGCTGACAGCGATGGATGTTGATCAGCAAACGATTTGGCAAGCCAACCAGGAAGGGAAACTACGCGGTGAACCGGAGCCCAGCCGCCTGCAGCGGTTTAAAGCTTGGTGGGGGGAACGATTTGGGGAGCGGCGTTTGCGGTCGCCGTCGTCGGCTCCCGAATAA